A window of Paremcibacter congregatus contains these coding sequences:
- the hutI gene encoding imidazolonepropionase — protein sequence MTGMTLWKDVTLLTMRDTDDAPYGMIADGAIVADGGHIVWLGQAQDIPENYEDAHAISCGGKFMTPGLIDCHTHLVYGGNRVAEFEQRLLGASYEEIARAGGGILSTVRATRVASAEELLASARRRLGQLQRGGVTTVEIKSGYGLDVDNELKMLRVARIMGGQDDIDVRTTFLGAHATPAEFTGDREGYMDLVCGAMLDAVADENLADAVDAFCENIAFSPEQVGRLFDRARELGLPVKLHAEQLSNSGGAALAARYKALSADHLECLDEAGVRAMAAAGTVAVLLPGAFYTLRDERVPPVDLLRKYNVPMAIATDSNPGSSPVLSLSLMINMASTLFRLSPEEALLGVTRHGARALGLADRGQLEVGLKADFALWDIAHPAELSYQVGGNLCIGVVKDGVTVAVSPF from the coding sequence ATGACCGGAATGACTTTATGGAAAGATGTGACGCTTTTGACAATGCGGGACACGGATGATGCGCCATATGGCATGATCGCCGATGGCGCGATTGTGGCGGACGGCGGACATATTGTCTGGCTGGGTCAGGCGCAGGATATCCCGGAGAATTACGAAGACGCCCATGCGATTTCCTGCGGTGGTAAATTCATGACGCCGGGGCTGATCGATTGTCATACCCATCTGGTGTATGGCGGCAACCGGGTGGCGGAATTCGAACAACGCCTGCTGGGGGCGAGTTATGAAGAAATCGCCCGGGCCGGCGGCGGCATCCTGTCCACGGTCAGGGCCACCCGGGTGGCAAGCGCGGAAGAACTGCTGGCCTCGGCCCGGCGGCGTCTCGGACAGTTGCAACGCGGCGGCGTGACGACGGTGGAGATTAAATCCGGGTATGGTCTGGATGTGGACAACGAACTGAAAATGCTGCGGGTTGCCCGGATTATGGGCGGTCAGGACGATATTGATGTGCGCACCACCTTCCTCGGGGCCCATGCGACGCCAGCGGAATTTACCGGTGATCGCGAGGGGTATATGGATCTGGTCTGTGGCGCGATGCTTGATGCGGTGGCGGACGAAAATCTCGCCGATGCGGTTGATGCTTTCTGTGAGAATATCGCCTTCTCTCCCGAACAGGTCGGGCGGCTGTTTGATCGGGCCCGGGAACTTGGGCTGCCGGTGAAACTGCATGCGGAACAGTTGAGCAACAGTGGTGGTGCGGCCCTGGCCGCCCGATATAAGGCCTTGTCGGCGGATCATCTCGAATGTCTGGACGAGGCCGGGGTGCGGGCCATGGCGGCGGCCGGGACGGTGGCGGTTTTGCTGCCCGGGGCGTTCTATACCTTGCGGGATGAACGGGTGCCGCCCGTTGACCTGTTGCGAAAATATAACGTGCCCATGGCGATTGCCACGGACAGCAATCCGGGGTCATCCCCGGTTCTGTCCCTGTCCCTGATGATCAATATGGCGAGCACCCTGTTTCGTCTGAGTCCGGAAGAGGCGCTGTTGGGCGTCACCCGTCACGGGGCCCGCGCCCTGGGGCTTGCGGATCGGGGACAGCTGGAAGTCGGCCTGAAGGCGGATTTCGCCCTGTGGGATATCGCCCATCCGGCGGAACTGTCTTATCAGGTCGGCGGCAATCTGTGTATCGGGGTGGTCAAGGATGGCGTGACCGTGGCGGTCTCACCTTTTTAG
- the hutU gene encoding urocanate hydratase, with protein sequence MTQNSRIIKAPTGATLNAKSWATEAPLRMLMNNLDPEVAEHPENLVVYGGIGRAARNWDCYDRIVDSLKNLEEDETLLVQSGKPVGIFPTHKGAPRVLIANSNLVPHWANWDHFNELDKKGLMMYGQMTAGSWIYIGSQGIVQGTYETFVEMGRQHFDGTLSGKWILTAGLGGMGGAQPLAATMAGAAMLAIECQSDRIDYRLKTGYLDQRAETLDQAMEMITAATAQGQAISVGLLGNAAEIIPEMIRRGIRPDAVTDQTSAHDPVNGYLPIGWTVDQWEQKRDTAPKEVERAAKAAMAVHVKAMLAYHEMGIPTFDYGNNIRQVAFDEGVENAFDFPGFVPAYVRPLFCRGIGPFRWAALSGDPEDIYKTDQKVKELIPDNPHLHNWLDMARERIQFQGLPARICWVGLGDRHRLGLAFNEMVRSGELKAPVVIGRDHLDSGSVASPNRETEAMKDGSDAVSDWPLLNALLNTAGGATWVSLHHGGGVGMGFSQHSGVVILADGTDDAAEKLGRVLWNDPGTGVMRHADAGYDIAIDCAREKGLKLPMITE encoded by the coding sequence ATGACACAAAACTCCCGCATTATCAAAGCCCCGACCGGCGCGACCCTCAACGCCAAGAGCTGGGCGACGGAAGCGCCGTTGCGCATGCTGATGAATAACCTCGACCCCGAGGTCGCCGAACATCCGGAAAATCTGGTAGTGTATGGCGGCATTGGCCGGGCGGCGCGCAACTGGGATTGTTATGACAGGATCGTCGACAGCCTGAAGAACCTAGAAGAAGATGAAACCCTGCTGGTGCAGAGCGGCAAGCCGGTCGGCATTTTCCCGACCCACAAGGGCGCACCGAGGGTTCTGATCGCCAACAGCAATCTGGTGCCCCACTGGGCTAACTGGGACCATTTTAACGAACTCGATAAAAAAGGCCTGATGATGTATGGCCAGATGACCGCCGGCAGCTGGATCTATATCGGCAGCCAGGGCATCGTTCAGGGCACCTACGAAACCTTTGTCGAAATGGGGCGGCAGCATTTTGACGGCACCCTCAGCGGCAAATGGATTCTCACCGCCGGGCTTGGTGGCATGGGCGGGGCGCAGCCCCTGGCCGCGACCATGGCCGGGGCGGCGATGCTCGCCATAGAATGTCAAAGCGATCGGATTGATTACCGCCTGAAAACCGGTTATCTCGACCAGCGGGCCGAGACCCTGGATCAGGCGATGGAGATGATCACCGCCGCCACGGCACAAGGTCAGGCGATTTCCGTCGGCCTGCTCGGCAATGCCGCCGAAATCATCCCCGAGATGATCCGCCGCGGCATCCGCCCCGACGCGGTCACCGATCAAACCTCGGCCCATGATCCGGTCAATGGCTATCTGCCGATCGGCTGGACCGTCGATCAGTGGGAACAAAAACGCGATACCGCCCCGAAAGAAGTCGAGCGTGCCGCCAAGGCCGCGATGGCCGTGCATGTCAAGGCGATGCTCGCCTATCACGAGATGGGCATTCCGACCTTTGATTATGGCAACAACATCCGTCAGGTGGCCTTCGATGAAGGCGTCGAGAATGCCTTTGATTTCCCCGGTTTTGTTCCGGCTTACGTGCGGCCCTTATTCTGTCGCGGCATAGGGCCCTTCCGCTGGGCGGCGCTCAGCGGGGATCCCGAAGATATCTATAAGACCGATCAGAAGGTCAAGGAACTGATCCCGGACAATCCGCATCTGCATAACTGGCTCGATATGGCCCGGGAGCGTATCCAGTTTCAGGGCCTGCCGGCGCGCATCTGCTGGGTCGGACTCGGCGATCGCCACCGGCTGGGGCTGGCGTTCAATGAAATGGTCAGAAGCGGCGAGCTGAAAGCCCCCGTGGTTATCGGCCGCGATCATCTGGACAGTGGTTCGGTGGCCAGCCCCAACCGGGAAACCGAAGCCATGAAAGACGGCAGCGACGCCGTGTCCGACTGGCCGTTGCTCAACGCGCTGCTCAATACGGCAGGCGGGGCCACCTGGGTCAGCCTCCATCACGGCGGCGGGGTCGGCATGGGCTTCTCCCAGCATTCCGGGGTGGTGATCCTTGCCGACGGCACCGACGATGCGGCGGAGAAACTCGGCCGGGTGCTGTGGAACGATCCCGGCACCGGGGTGATGCGTCACGCCGACGCCGGTTATGACATCGCCATCGACTGCGCCCGTGAAAAAGGCCTGAAACTTCCGATGATTACAGAATAG
- the hutC gene encoding histidine utilization repressor: MEHSRKQVAPLYQKIKDHILNKIASGAWQPAERVPSENELVKEFDVSRMTTNRALKELTSEGYLVRVAGVGTFVADLHAQSHPLEIHNIAEEIRGRGHQHSAQVLSLDQLPATDSVAAQLNMAIGEPVFHSVILHLEQHIPIQIEDRFVNAAVAPDYGAQDFTCITPYDYLMRIAPLQKAEHVVKAILPKADVRDALQMTADEPCLLIKRRTWTRGKVASSAMLYHPGSRYELSGRFRP, translated from the coding sequence ATGGAACATTCACGCAAACAGGTAGCCCCGCTCTATCAGAAAATCAAGGACCATATTCTTAACAAAATAGCCTCTGGCGCCTGGCAACCGGCAGAACGGGTGCCATCGGAAAACGAACTGGTGAAAGAATTCGATGTGTCCCGTATGACCACCAACCGGGCCTTGAAAGAACTGACCAGTGAAGGTTATCTCGTACGGGTCGCCGGCGTCGGCACCTTTGTTGCCGATCTGCATGCGCAGAGCCATCCGCTGGAAATCCACAATATCGCTGAAGAAATCCGTGGCCGCGGTCATCAGCATAGCGCCCAGGTGCTCAGCCTCGACCAGTTGCCCGCCACGGACAGTGTCGCCGCCCAACTGAACATGGCGATCGGGGAACCGGTTTTTCATTCGGTGATCCTGCATCTGGAACAGCATATCCCGATCCAGATCGAGGACCGTTTCGTCAACGCCGCTGTCGCCCCTGATTACGGCGCCCAGGATTTTACCTGCATCACGCCCTATGATTATCTGATGCGCATCGCGCCGCTGCAAAAGGCGGAACATGTGGTGAAAGCCATCCTGCCGAAAGCCGATGTGCGCGACGCGTTACAGATGACGGCGGACGAGCCCTGTCTGCTGATCAAGCGCCGCACCTGGACCCGGGGTAAGGTCGCCTCCAGCGCCATGCTCTACCACCCCGGCTCCCGCTACGAACTCTCCGGCCGCTTCCGTCCGTGA
- a CDS encoding formimidoylglutamate deiminase, translating into MKKVNFTKALIEGQWQDDVTLTLDDHGMITAITSGSPAPADRVSGYALPGLANVHSHAFQRAMAGLAEYRTSNSDSFWSWRDVMYRFAQKLTPEDLATIAAQLYLEMVTAGYTSVAEFHYLHHQPGGAPYDNPAEMSDAIVAAATDVGLNLTHLPVLYQASGFGGAPLSDAQARFGHTTEAYLRLWDSLAGRMKPGQNLGVAFHSLRAVTPEAIDTVTAHVPQKAPLHIHIAEQMKEVDDCLAWSGQRPVEWLLDHHPLSSRWCLVHATHLTSTETTALANTGAVAGLCPTTEANLGDGFFPLQEYLAQNGAIAIGSDSHISVSPIEEIRLLDYGQRLKYQRRNLHATPDHPHSGDWLYGQALRGGALATEQKTGVLAVGQQADIITLDPASPLLVGTPDRHLIDRFIFSGNRSPVKDVMVRGRWQVRDYTHPGACEITARFTKTMEKLVNLLD; encoded by the coding sequence ATGAAAAAAGTAAATTTTACAAAAGCCCTCATCGAAGGTCAATGGCAGGATGATGTGACCCTGACCCTGGATGATCACGGCATGATTACCGCCATTACATCCGGCTCCCCCGCCCCGGCGGACCGGGTTTCAGGCTATGCCCTGCCTGGACTCGCCAATGTTCATTCTCATGCCTTTCAGCGCGCCATGGCGGGTCTGGCGGAATATCGCACCTCAAACAGCGACAGTTTCTGGAGCTGGCGCGATGTGATGTATCGATTCGCCCAGAAGCTGACGCCTGAGGATCTCGCCACCATCGCGGCCCAGCTTTACCTCGAAATGGTCACGGCCGGCTATACATCGGTGGCGGAATTCCATTATCTGCATCATCAGCCCGGCGGCGCGCCCTATGACAACCCGGCGGAAATGTCCGACGCCATCGTCGCGGCGGCGACCGATGTCGGCCTCAACCTCACCCATCTGCCGGTGCTCTATCAGGCGTCAGGTTTTGGCGGCGCACCGCTCAGCGACGCCCAGGCCCGCTTTGGCCACACCACAGAGGCTTATCTGCGTCTCTGGGACAGTCTCGCGGGACGCATGAAACCGGGACAAAATCTTGGCGTCGCTTTCCACAGCCTGCGCGCCGTGACGCCAGAGGCGATCGACACCGTCACAGCCCATGTGCCACAGAAGGCACCCTTGCATATTCATATCGCCGAACAGATGAAAGAAGTTGACGACTGTCTCGCCTGGTCCGGCCAACGCCCCGTCGAATGGCTGCTTGATCATCACCCGCTCTCGTCCCGCTGGTGCCTGGTGCATGCCACCCATTTGACATCGACGGAGACCACCGCCCTGGCGAATACCGGTGCGGTCGCGGGGCTATGCCCGACCACAGAAGCCAATCTCGGCGACGGGTTCTTTCCGCTTCAGGAATATCTGGCCCAGAACGGCGCCATCGCCATCGGCTCCGACAGCCATATCTCGGTCAGCCCGATTGAGGAAATTCGCCTGCTTGATTATGGTCAGCGATTGAAATATCAGCGTCGCAATCTGCACGCCACCCCGGATCACCCCCATAGCGGCGACTGGCTGTATGGGCAGGCCCTTCGCGGCGGGGCATTGGCGACGGAACAAAAGACCGGCGTGCTGGCTGTCGGGCAACAGGCGGATATCATCACGCTTGATCCCGCCTCGCCGTTACTGGTGGGCACCCCGGACCGCCATCTGATTGACCGGTTTATTTTCAGTGGTAACCGGTCACCGGTGAAAGACGTGATGGTGCGCGGCCGGTGGCAGGTGCGGGATTACACCCACCCCGGCGCTTGCGAAATCACGGCGCGCTTCACAAAAACCATGGAAAAGCTCGTCAATCTACTTGACTGA